The following are from one region of the Simiduia agarivorans SA1 = DSM 21679 genome:
- a CDS encoding parallel beta-helix domain-containing protein encodes MNKLVSVLVAAGLVAGGAWLGATLTADNSATVVGDASRYAKNDGSQVSAGTKLDASVGASGSGNIIEVKDGGSIQAAVKQAQPGDIIQVWPGTYKETVYIDKDDIWITGVIKDGNWPVMEGEHKLNDAVLYSGNNITVENLRITHYKGNAIMGQAGNNFLIRNNHVIDTGVYGIFPQLGKNGLIERNILSGIEDAAIYVGMCDNIHVNNNEVFANVAGIEIENTRHAIVENNKVYNNTGGILAFITPGLPIKTTYDVIIRNNFINDNNHKNFGAPGSIVAGVPAGTGIIVMAADEVTIEGNIITNNKNASIVVSDHHSFANITIDPESEPHSDKVAILDNVMFNNGYEPIDEIKALKLATFTEGNVDIINVGKSTDSCILDRTKYVNIGLKDYGTCGFDNTAATVSYLLSEPAEPYPFKEDEKGKMAYFGVCTGCHAYNVRMIGPPVQIIQALYMDNPEGLAEYIANPVKKREDYPEMPAQDYLDPEMRLAVAKFMLGVDNKGIFNDPALNQDQ; translated from the coding sequence ATGAATAAATTGGTATCCGTTCTGGTTGCCGCAGGCCTGGTGGCAGGCGGCGCCTGGTTGGGCGCAACGCTCACCGCCGACAACAGCGCCACCGTTGTTGGCGATGCCTCCCGCTATGCAAAAAACGACGGCTCCCAGGTGAGCGCCGGCACAAAACTGGACGCGTCAGTGGGTGCGTCTGGCAGCGGCAACATTATTGAAGTGAAAGACGGCGGCTCGATTCAGGCCGCGGTAAAGCAAGCGCAACCCGGCGACATCATCCAGGTATGGCCCGGCACCTACAAAGAAACCGTGTACATCGACAAAGACGATATCTGGATTACCGGGGTCATCAAAGACGGTAACTGGCCAGTGATGGAAGGCGAGCACAAACTGAACGACGCGGTGCTCTATTCCGGCAACAACATCACCGTGGAGAACCTGCGCATTACCCACTACAAGGGCAATGCCATCATGGGCCAGGCGGGCAACAATTTCCTGATCCGCAACAACCATGTGATCGACACCGGCGTGTACGGCATCTTTCCGCAGTTGGGTAAAAATGGCCTGATCGAACGCAACATTTTATCGGGCATTGAAGACGCGGCTATCTACGTGGGCATGTGCGACAACATTCACGTGAACAACAATGAAGTCTTCGCCAACGTGGCCGGTATCGAAATCGAAAATACCCGCCACGCCATTGTGGAAAACAACAAGGTGTACAACAACACCGGCGGCATTCTCGCGTTCATCACACCCGGACTGCCCATTAAAACCACCTACGATGTGATCATCCGCAATAACTTCATCAACGATAACAACCACAAAAACTTTGGCGCGCCCGGCTCCATTGTGGCAGGCGTACCCGCCGGCACCGGGATTATTGTGATGGCCGCGGACGAAGTCACCATTGAAGGTAACATCATCACCAACAATAAAAACGCGTCCATCGTGGTGTCCGATCACCACAGTTTTGCCAACATCACCATCGACCCGGAATCCGAACCCCATTCCGACAAGGTGGCGATTCTGGACAATGTGATGTTCAACAACGGTTATGAACCCATTGATGAAATCAAGGCGTTGAAACTGGCCACCTTTACCGAAGGCAACGTGGACATCATTAATGTGGGCAAGAGCACCGACAGCTGTATTCTCGACCGCACCAAGTATGTGAACATCGGTCTGAAGGATTACGGCACCTGCGGTTTCGACAATACCGCCGCCACGGTCAGCTACTTGCTGAGCGAACCCGCCGAACCCTATCCGTTCAAAGAAGACGAGAAAGGCAAGATGGCTTACTTCGGCGTGTGTACCGGCTGCCATGCCTACAATGTGCGCATGATCGGCCCACCCGTTCAGATCATCCAGGCACTGTATATGGACAACCCTGAAGGTCTGGCCGAATACATCGCCAACCCGGTGAAAAAACGCGAAGACTATCCGGAAATGCCGGCACAGGATTATCTCGACCCGGAAATGCGTCTGGCGGTGGCCAAATTCATGCTGGGTGTGGACAACAAAGGGATCTTTAACGACCCGGCGTTAAACCAGGATCAGTAA
- a CDS encoding MurR/RpiR family transcriptional regulator, translating to MGSIAKIRAMRDAMSSHERRIANYLLEHVASVRDHSSKTLAESIGVSQSSVVKFSQKLGYKGYSELKLALTESVARSAALPKAIHGDISADDDLDTVAHKLIARKTASLNESFRVNSQDTLLAAIDQLASAQRIVMAGVGASSLVARDFAYKLMKLGKSVLVESDAHIQVANAATLHRGDLVFAISESGTTQDVLRVAETGLAQGAEVISLTRYSRNPLADMANTNLFCMAEEAGVRSSSILARTAQHMITDLLFILMSQRDAHASELFERSRKAVEDLRGK from the coding sequence ATGGGAAGTATTGCCAAAATCCGCGCCATGCGGGATGCCATGTCGAGTCATGAACGCCGCATTGCCAATTACCTGCTGGAGCATGTGGCGTCCGTGCGTGACCACAGCTCCAAAACCCTGGCCGAGTCCATCGGGGTGTCGCAGAGCAGCGTGGTGAAATTCAGCCAGAAGCTGGGCTACAAGGGCTACAGCGAATTGAAGCTGGCGTTGACCGAGTCGGTGGCGCGCTCTGCAGCCTTGCCGAAAGCGATTCACGGCGACATCAGTGCCGATGATGATCTGGACACGGTGGCGCACAAACTCATCGCCCGTAAAACCGCCTCGCTGAATGAATCCTTCCGGGTGAACTCGCAGGACACCCTGCTGGCGGCCATCGACCAATTGGCCAGTGCCCAGCGCATTGTCATGGCCGGTGTGGGTGCATCGTCACTGGTGGCGAGGGATTTTGCCTACAAACTGATGAAGTTGGGCAAGAGCGTACTGGTGGAAAGCGACGCCCACATTCAGGTGGCCAACGCAGCCACGTTGCACCGGGGCGATCTGGTGTTTGCCATTTCGGAATCGGGCACGACACAGGATGTGTTGCGGGTGGCGGAAACCGGCTTGGCACAAGGGGCCGAGGTGATTTCGCTCACGCGTTATTCGCGCAACCCTCTGGCAGATATGGCCAATACCAATTTATTCTGCATGGCCGAGGAAGCCGGCGTGCGCAGCTCCAGTATTCTGGCACGCACGGCGCAACACATGATTACCGATTTGTTATTCATTCTGATGTCGCAACGGGATGCGCATGCGAGCGAGCTGTTTGAACGTTCGCGCAAAGCGGTGGAGGATTTGCGGGGGAAATAG
- a CDS encoding sodium:solute symporter, whose translation MQLPFAFLDWLLFALYGALMLAVAWYFSRQSAHNNSEFFLAGNAMPVWMVAISTLATTQSAATFLGGPDLGYRSDLSYLFTNLGAVIAALVVARWLIPRFYALRVTTVYELLESRFTANAKRQAAGMYLLGRLFASGARLFMAALAVSMMLFADIEPGHMLLAIGLLVAISLVQTIFSGVSSVIQTDVIQCAVYVSAALAVLAVLVTQIDASPAEVWQALASPADGGASKLTLLDTGWDWQDPFNLWATLTGFVLLNIAAFGLDQDVTQRVLTCKNANEGARAMLFSVLLVIPVMALFMIIGLLLYIVFQRPDLMGGAAMSAPTTGDVTVFMHYVLNGLPAGVRGLVIIGVMAAALSTLTSSLNSMASVITEDFYRPWAEARGQRSDAHYLQAGRLAMLATGLALGAMAALCYGWQRVSDLPLLAFALSVMVFAYSGLLGVFLTAVFTSRGNPTSVWLALVAGFVITLVQQPWVISWLALDAWYTSPSFTWQLCVGAGLSFIICCLGRPHTEPHAALEASS comes from the coding sequence ATGCAACTACCTTTTGCTTTTCTCGATTGGCTGCTGTTTGCCCTCTACGGCGCGCTGATGCTGGCCGTGGCCTGGTATTTCAGTCGCCAGAGCGCCCATAACAACAGCGAGTTCTTTCTCGCCGGCAATGCCATGCCCGTGTGGATGGTGGCCATTTCCACCCTCGCCACCACCCAATCGGCGGCCACCTTTCTGGGCGGCCCCGACCTGGGTTACCGCTCGGACCTGAGCTATTTGTTCACTAATCTGGGCGCCGTAATCGCCGCGCTGGTGGTGGCACGCTGGCTGATCCCGCGGTTTTATGCCCTGCGGGTCACCACCGTGTACGAATTGCTGGAATCCCGCTTCACAGCCAATGCCAAGCGCCAGGCCGCCGGCATGTACCTGCTGGGCCGGCTGTTCGCCTCCGGTGCCCGGTTGTTCATGGCGGCGCTTGCCGTATCCATGATGCTGTTCGCCGATATCGAACCTGGCCATATGTTGCTCGCCATCGGCCTGCTGGTGGCAATCAGTCTGGTTCAGACTATTTTCAGCGGCGTGAGTTCCGTGATCCAGACCGATGTGATCCAGTGCGCCGTGTATGTGAGCGCCGCCCTGGCCGTACTGGCCGTGCTGGTTACCCAGATTGACGCAAGCCCTGCCGAGGTGTGGCAGGCGCTGGCCAGCCCCGCCGATGGCGGCGCCTCCAAGCTCACCCTCCTGGATACCGGCTGGGACTGGCAGGACCCGTTTAACCTGTGGGCCACGCTCACCGGATTTGTGTTGCTGAATATCGCCGCCTTTGGTCTGGACCAGGATGTGACCCAGCGGGTACTCACCTGTAAAAATGCCAACGAAGGCGCACGCGCCATGCTGTTCAGTGTATTGCTGGTGATTCCGGTCATGGCACTGTTCATGATCATCGGGTTGCTGCTCTATATCGTGTTTCAACGCCCGGATCTCATGGGTGGCGCGGCCATGAGTGCCCCCACCACCGGCGATGTCACGGTATTCATGCACTATGTACTGAACGGGTTACCGGCCGGCGTGCGTGGGCTGGTGATTATCGGCGTGATGGCGGCGGCCCTGTCCACCCTCACGTCCAGCCTCAATTCCATGGCCAGTGTGATCACCGAAGACTTTTACCGGCCCTGGGCCGAAGCCCGCGGCCAGCGCAGCGATGCACACTATCTGCAGGCCGGCCGCCTGGCCATGTTGGCTACCGGTCTGGCACTGGGCGCCATGGCGGCCCTTTGTTATGGCTGGCAGCGGGTATCGGATTTACCCCTGCTCGCGTTTGCCCTGTCGGTCATGGTATTCGCCTACTCGGGCTTGCTGGGCGTGTTCCTGACCGCCGTGTTTACCTCCCGCGGCAACCCCACCAGCGTCTGGCTGGCGTTGGTGGCTGGCTTTGTCATTACCCTGGTACAACAACCCTGGGTGATCAGCTGGCTGGCACTGGATGCCTGGTACACCAGCCCCAGCTTCACCTGGCAACTGTGTGTGGGCGCGGGCCTGTCATTCATCATTTGCTGCCTGGGCCGGCCCCACACCGAACCGCACGCCGCATTGGAGGCATCCTCATGA
- a CDS encoding BadF/BadG/BcrA/BcrD ATPase family protein translates to MSQTILGIDAGGTKTIGRIEVDGVVLAERKAGPGNIASHPEAAVANIGSLVAELAHQTDVPLDTIHLVCGAAGAGSQQATRRLSHYLGNLGLASARVTSDAYTSLIGASQGEPCIMLAIGTGSVAMRLDRAGQVRQFGGWGLAIGDEGSGATMGKAAVRALLWELDVHGEARNPLTHAVRNLVGEQRDAILGWLSKAGPREYAALAPTVLELGHHCEEARKVLDKTIAEVNQLLEAASGDEDLPLTLQGGLAQHLQHLLPAAVQQRLVPARGTALDGACLIAREPQRFN, encoded by the coding sequence ATGAGTCAAACCATTCTGGGCATCGACGCCGGTGGCACCAAAACCATTGGTCGCATTGAAGTGGATGGCGTAGTCCTGGCCGAACGCAAAGCGGGCCCGGGCAATATTGCCAGCCACCCGGAAGCCGCCGTCGCCAATATCGGCAGCCTGGTCGCCGAGCTGGCGCACCAGACCGATGTGCCTCTGGACACCATCCATCTGGTGTGCGGCGCCGCCGGTGCCGGCAGCCAGCAGGCGACCCGACGGTTGAGCCATTACCTCGGCAACCTCGGTCTGGCCAGCGCCCGGGTTACCTCGGATGCCTACACGTCGCTTATCGGCGCCAGCCAGGGCGAACCTTGCATCATGCTCGCCATTGGCACGGGCTCAGTCGCCATGCGCCTCGACCGGGCCGGCCAGGTACGCCAGTTCGGCGGCTGGGGCCTGGCCATCGGCGATGAAGGCAGTGGTGCCACCATGGGTAAAGCGGCTGTGCGTGCCCTGTTGTGGGAACTGGACGTCCACGGCGAAGCGCGCAACCCCCTCACCCACGCCGTGCGCAATCTGGTGGGCGAGCAGCGCGATGCCATTCTCGGTTGGCTGTCCAAAGCCGGCCCCCGCGAATACGCCGCGCTGGCACCCACGGTGCTGGAACTCGGCCATCACTGCGAGGAAGCGCGCAAGGTGCTCGACAAAACCATTGCCGAAGTCAACCAGTTGCTCGAGGCCGCCAGTGGCGACGAAGACCTGCCGCTCACCCTGCAGGGTGGCCTGGCGCAGCACCTGCAACATCTGCTGCCGGCCGCTGTCCAACAGCGACTGGTACCCGCCCGCGGCACGGCGCTGGACGGCGCCTGCCTGATCGCTCGCGAACCCCAAAGGTTTAATTGA
- a CDS encoding anhydro-N-acetylmuramic acid kinase: MDGLFLGLMSGTSFDGIDCATVRFAADSMELVASDTLALPKPLVARLTEATNMAPMSLAELAALDAELGQCFADAARHSLPADEPLVAIGSHGQTLAHFPRGPLANSLQMGDPNRIVAATQATVVTDFRRADMALGGQGAPLAPAFHGRWMGNGGERLILNIGGMANLTRLSGNEVHAGYDVGPGNVLIDSWIRSQRGYDYDACGDWGRTGRVHAALLARLMDTPYVREPAPKSTGRELFNAAFIQQALAGLTVAPADVQATLTEFTAACVALAAESLPAADIVVCGGGARNHLLMERITYRTRRLTYSSQKIGIHPDYVEAMAFAWFAQQTLMGQPLNIATATGAGHTAVAGAIYPGKGLRFTYHES, from the coding sequence ATGGATGGATTATTTCTGGGCCTGATGTCCGGCACCAGCTTCGATGGCATTGATTGTGCCACCGTGCGCTTTGCAGCCGATAGCATGGAACTGGTGGCCTCTGACACCCTGGCGCTGCCCAAGCCACTGGTAGCGCGCTTAACCGAGGCCACGAACATGGCCCCCATGAGTCTGGCCGAGCTGGCGGCTCTGGACGCGGAGCTGGGCCAATGTTTTGCCGATGCCGCACGCCACAGTCTGCCCGCAGACGAACCCCTGGTGGCCATTGGCAGCCACGGACAAACGCTGGCACATTTTCCCCGCGGCCCGCTCGCCAACAGTTTGCAGATGGGCGATCCGAATCGCATTGTCGCCGCCACTCAGGCCACGGTGGTCACCGACTTCCGCCGCGCCGACATGGCCCTTGGCGGTCAGGGCGCGCCCCTGGCACCGGCGTTTCACGGTCGCTGGATGGGCAACGGCGGCGAGCGCCTGATCCTGAATATCGGTGGCATGGCCAACCTCACCCGTTTGTCCGGCAACGAGGTCCACGCCGGCTACGATGTGGGACCGGGCAATGTGCTGATCGACAGCTGGATCCGCAGCCAACGCGGCTATGACTACGACGCCTGCGGCGACTGGGGCCGCACCGGACGCGTCCACGCAGCGCTGTTGGCACGCCTAATGGACACACCTTACGTGCGCGAACCGGCCCCCAAAAGTACCGGCCGGGAATTATTCAACGCCGCGTTTATCCAACAGGCTCTGGCGGGGCTGACGGTGGCGCCGGCCGACGTTCAGGCCACGCTCACCGAATTCACTGCGGCCTGCGTGGCGCTGGCGGCCGAGTCCTTGCCTGCCGCCGACATCGTGGTGTGCGGCGGTGGCGCCCGCAATCATCTGTTGATGGAGCGCATTACCTACCGGACCCGCCGGCTGACCTACAGCAGCCAGAAAATCGGTATTCACCCGGACTATGTGGAGGCGATGGCCTTTGCCTGGTTCGCACAACAAACCCTGATGGGCCAGCCCCTGAATATTGCTACTGCCACCGGCGCAGGTCACACTGCCGTTGCCGGTGCCATTTATCCCGGAAAGGGACTAAGGTTTACCTACCATGAATCGTAA
- the murQ gene encoding N-acetylmuramic acid 6-phosphate etherase, with protein MNRNLLDELNQLTSEARNPDTQDIDLLPTRAILEKINHADRDVPVAVAQVIPQIAEAVDAIVASFSAGGRLIYTGAGTSGRLGILDAVECPPTYGTPEQQVVALIAGGAPAIYRAQEGAEDNPALGQHDLEQIQLEPRDVVVGIAASGRTPYVIGALDYARSLGCTTVALSCNRVATIARHADIAILPEVGPEVLTGSTRMKAGTAQKLVLNMLTTASMIRMGKSFYNLMVDVKATNEKLVSRTRRIVMEATGVSLDEADRALNACDHNAKLAIMMILSGLDRAAAETRLASANGFLRMALKPDH; from the coding sequence ATGAATCGTAATTTGCTCGACGAACTCAACCAGCTCACCAGCGAGGCCCGCAACCCGGACACGCAGGATATCGACCTGCTGCCCACGCGCGCCATCCTGGAAAAAATCAACCACGCGGACCGGGATGTACCGGTGGCGGTGGCACAGGTGATTCCGCAAATTGCCGAGGCGGTTGACGCCATTGTGGCAAGCTTCAGCGCCGGCGGCCGGTTGATTTATACCGGCGCCGGTACCAGCGGCCGGCTCGGCATTCTGGACGCAGTGGAGTGCCCGCCCACCTATGGCACACCGGAGCAACAGGTGGTGGCATTGATCGCCGGTGGCGCGCCGGCGATTTACCGCGCTCAGGAAGGCGCCGAAGATAACCCGGCGCTGGGCCAGCACGATCTGGAACAGATTCAACTGGAACCGCGCGATGTGGTGGTGGGCATTGCCGCCTCCGGCCGCACACCTTATGTGATTGGCGCGTTGGATTACGCGCGCAGCTTGGGTTGTACCACCGTGGCCTTGTCGTGCAATCGCGTTGCCACCATTGCGCGCCATGCAGACATTGCAATTCTGCCGGAAGTGGGGCCGGAAGTTCTCACTGGTTCCACCCGCATGAAAGCCGGGACCGCACAAAAACTGGTGCTGAATATGCTCACCACCGCGAGTATGATCCGCATGGGCAAAAGTTTTTACAATTTGATGGTGGACGTCAAAGCCACCAACGAAAAACTCGTCAGCCGCACCCGCCGGATTGTGATGGAAGCCACCGGTGTGAGTCTGGACGAAGCCGACCGCGCGCTCAACGCCTGCGACCACAACGCCAAACTCGCCATCATGATGATCCTCTCCGGCCTCGACCGCGCCGCCGCCGAAACCCGTCTCGCCTCCGCCAATGGATTTTTGCGCATGGCCTTAAAACCGGATCACTGA
- a CDS encoding dienelactone hydrolase family protein gives MSVNPTPLKPSQIPQEAFDWYDAYAHGAMDRRTFMKKLGTLVAVGYSMTALTSALLPNYALAEQVSFNDPEIIASYEEFASPDGHGKGRGYLVKPTKEIAAFPAVLVIHENRGLNPYVKDVARRLAKAGYLAFAPDALFPVGGYPGNDDAGRALQRELDREKIQQDFVAAARHLKAHALSTGKLGAVGFCFGGYMVNYLAAIDSDLLDAGVPFYGTPAAESLRKNIKAPLLVQLGELDERVNASWPEYEQDLKRYKVDYQMHMYKNAHHGFHNDSTSRYDQANADLAWERTLAFFAKHLT, from the coding sequence ATGAGCGTCAACCCAACACCGCTGAAACCCTCACAGATTCCTCAGGAAGCCTTCGACTGGTATGACGCTTACGCCCACGGCGCGATGGATCGTCGCACCTTTATGAAAAAACTGGGCACGTTGGTGGCGGTGGGCTATTCCATGACGGCACTCACATCGGCCTTGTTGCCCAATTACGCTTTGGCAGAGCAGGTGTCATTCAATGACCCGGAGATTATTGCCAGCTATGAAGAATTTGCCTCACCGGATGGCCACGGCAAAGGCCGCGGGTATCTGGTAAAGCCCACCAAAGAGATAGCCGCGTTTCCCGCCGTATTGGTGATACATGAAAACCGCGGGCTGAATCCCTATGTGAAAGATGTGGCGCGCCGGTTGGCCAAAGCCGGTTATCTCGCTTTCGCACCCGACGCACTGTTTCCGGTGGGTGGTTATCCGGGCAATGATGATGCCGGTCGGGCGCTGCAACGCGAGCTGGACCGGGAAAAAATCCAGCAGGATTTTGTTGCGGCGGCGAGACACCTGAAGGCGCATGCGCTGAGTACCGGCAAACTGGGTGCCGTGGGATTCTGCTTTGGTGGCTACATGGTCAACTACCTGGCCGCCATCGACAGCGACCTGCTGGATGCCGGCGTGCCTTTTTACGGTACACCCGCGGCAGAATCACTGCGAAAAAACATCAAGGCGCCGCTCTTGGTCCAGCTGGGCGAACTCGACGAGCGGGTAAACGCTTCGTGGCCGGAATACGAGCAGGACCTGAAACGCTACAAAGTGGACTACCAGATGCACATGTACAAAAACGCTCACCACGGCTTCCACAACGACTCCACCTCCCGTTATGACCAGGCCAATGCCGACCTCGCCTGGGAACGCACCCTGGCGTTCTTCGCAAAGCACCTGACCTGA
- a CDS encoding DUF871 domain-containing protein: protein MLIATDHTLPQHYGEASAGAEGREREYIDPAARAFAAYLAEQNLGAYVLTVEDQHCSGRIEDKAGFNQAYARYDALLKQAVAAGFTIVALHFDADRLPPEASLADAHYIGGVQLIIDSRAISPATASLTDYLLNDVKLLQHLGSTGLRLRPDYETRLREQNNQTLHIAGHSAGGAFLLELGSQQQARTLFGQPDQVVNALQPSLALLAGAIAQWRKGNPGADIAR from the coding sequence GTGTTGATCGCAACCGATCATACCTTGCCCCAACACTATGGTGAGGCCAGCGCTGGCGCCGAGGGCCGTGAACGCGAATACATAGACCCGGCTGCGCGCGCATTCGCGGCATATCTGGCAGAACAGAATCTGGGTGCCTATGTGCTCACGGTGGAGGATCAGCATTGCAGTGGTCGCATCGAAGACAAGGCCGGGTTTAATCAAGCCTATGCGCGCTATGATGCGTTGCTGAAGCAGGCGGTTGCGGCTGGTTTCACCATTGTGGCGCTGCATTTTGATGCCGACCGGTTGCCGCCGGAAGCCAGCCTGGCGGATGCCCACTATATTGGTGGTGTGCAGCTCATTATTGATAGCCGTGCGATCAGCCCGGCAACCGCTTCATTAACCGATTATTTGCTGAATGATGTAAAGCTGCTGCAGCATTTGGGCAGCACCGGGCTGCGGTTGCGGCCCGATTATGAAACCCGCCTGCGCGAACAGAATAATCAGACGTTGCACATCGCCGGTCACTCGGCCGGCGGCGCATTTTTGTTGGAACTGGGTTCACAACAGCAAGCCCGTACACTTTTCGGCCAGCCCGATCAGGTGGTCAACGCGCTGCAACCGTCACTGGCCCTGTTGGCCGGGGCGATTGCGCAATGGCGTAAAGGGAATCCGGGCGCAGATATAGCACGGTAA
- a CDS encoding M14 family zinc carboxypeptidase, with the protein MKWKPLFILFLLMGYGGAAMAIEPEPGLDHWQIKARDIALTVQRLGQHPAVQLDTLGKSYQGRPIQALQLGVGERRVLMWTQMHGDEPTATAAVLDLLAHLLAPEQAARWAGLQNKITLRVIPMLNPDGAEIFQRQNAQGIDINRDARALQTPEGRLLMAEAKRFRPHVGFNLHDQDRRYAVDGNGKPATISVLAPAYDPAKSVNDSRRAAMQLIAHLKQTMPAPMQQYVGRYDDTYSARAFGDNLAALGISTILIESGGYPNDPNRQVARALNAQMLLEALDAIAHQTYRDVNPESYWAIPENREQSVFDLLLTQLTVKGHPSYQIDMGIQQALYSDGDARIADVGDLSPYAGYQSLQLDGAEYDAGRPFALTDSLVLDDVAYARLLREGYSHFVGDAGLLSNNSQWPVLTLPQPLADNQLPRRRMPAWFLVRKNSRVLGAVLNGQWVALQETSS; encoded by the coding sequence ATGAAATGGAAACCCCTGTTTATTTTGTTTTTATTGATGGGTTACGGAGGCGCTGCCATGGCGATTGAACCCGAACCCGGACTGGATCACTGGCAAATCAAAGCCCGCGATATCGCGCTCACCGTGCAGCGACTCGGCCAACACCCGGCGGTACAGCTGGACACGCTGGGTAAGTCTTACCAGGGGCGGCCGATCCAGGCCTTGCAGTTAGGTGTGGGCGAACGCCGTGTGCTGATGTGGACCCAGATGCACGGTGACGAGCCAACGGCGACGGCGGCGGTGCTCGATCTGTTGGCGCATTTGTTGGCGCCTGAACAGGCGGCACGCTGGGCCGGCTTGCAGAATAAAATTACCTTGCGGGTTATACCGATGCTGAACCCCGACGGCGCGGAAATTTTTCAACGCCAGAATGCACAGGGCATCGATATCAATCGCGATGCGCGCGCGCTGCAAACACCCGAAGGCCGGCTGCTGATGGCAGAAGCGAAACGGTTCCGGCCGCACGTGGGATTCAATTTGCACGATCAGGATCGTCGCTACGCGGTGGACGGCAATGGCAAACCCGCGACGATCTCCGTACTGGCGCCGGCTTACGATCCGGCCAAATCCGTAAACGATTCACGCCGGGCGGCCATGCAACTGATTGCCCATCTGAAACAGACAATGCCCGCGCCCATGCAGCAGTACGTGGGGCGTTACGACGACACCTATTCGGCCCGCGCCTTTGGTGACAACCTGGCGGCACTGGGTATCAGCACGATTCTGATCGAGTCGGGCGGTTACCCCAACGACCCCAACCGGCAGGTGGCTCGTGCACTCAATGCACAAATGCTGCTGGAGGCACTGGACGCCATTGCTCATCAAACCTATCGCGACGTGAACCCCGAAAGCTACTGGGCCATTCCGGAGAATCGCGAACAAAGCGTGTTTGATTTGTTGCTCACGCAATTAACGGTAAAAGGTCATCCCTCCTATCAGATCGATATGGGCATTCAGCAAGCGCTCTACAGCGACGGCGATGCGCGTATCGCCGATGTGGGTGATCTGTCGCCCTATGCGGGCTATCAATCGTTGCAGTTGGACGGTGCCGAATACGATGCCGGAAGGCCCTTTGCACTCACCGATTCACTTGTGCTGGATGATGTTGCCTATGCCCGGTTATTAAGGGAAGGTTACAGTCATTTTGTGGGTGACGCTGGGTTGCTTTCCAATAACAGCCAATGGCCCGTGCTGACCTTGCCGCAACCACTGGCGGACAATCAATTGCCCCGGCGTCGTATGCCGGCGTGGTTTTTGGTGCGCAAAAACAGTCGCGTACTGGGCGCGGTATTAAACGGTCAATGGGTTGCGTTGCAGGAGACGTCCTCGTGA